Part of the Bacillus cereus group sp. RP43 genome is shown below.
TCTCACTTAGTTTTGAGGATGAAATCTTACTTCTCGCAAATAACGAGATAAATGAATAAAGACGTACTTCTTCTGAAGTACGTCTTTATATTATATACTTTTATTAAAATGCATAAGTTTTTCTGGATTAACCATCATATAAATGTTTGAAATCTCCCCATCTTCACTTAATTCGGCTGCTCTTGATGGATTCGTGAAAAATATAGGTTGGATCTAACCCTAATGCAAATTGATGTGTAGGGTTGGTTAAGCGTCTTAAACCAATATCTAATACAGCAACGGTAACCGGTATCGATTGTTCACTCCATCTATACAAACTTGTTTCTTCTGCACCTTTTATTATTTTACAAGCTTCTTTCGGTGGAATCGTCACGACAACTGCATTAACTTTAAATACTTCATCATCCGAACAACGAATTTTTGCTTGATTTTTCTAATACAACAACTTTCCTTCCTTCTTTCTTTCGCTAAATATATAGATGCTGTTAACCCAGCAAGGCCCCCGCCAACAATTGCTACATCAAACTTTTTCATAATAAAATCCCTCCTTATCGTTCTAAATACAAGACGAACGATGAAGGAAGGATGTGACAAAAAAATATATTATTAAGTTAGCTACTTTATTTATTTTTGGCAATCCGATCATATTGCATACGAAATAACTCAATAGCAAACGGAATGTCCTCTTCACTCTTTATAAAATAACTAATCCATCCTGATTCGGGTAATACATGGTGTGGTTGAACTGATCCTTGATTAATTAATTCATCTCGCTTTAGTTTCGGAAATGGTAAATCAGCTAACTTATCCCCGTGAAGATGCCCTAATTCTTTCTTGCCATAGTTTAATTCTACTCCACCAAATCGGTGTGGCTTTTCAGAAACACCTTCCCAGCTAAGCACTTCTTTTCTAATTACTTCACTATATGTCATAGTCATTCGCTCCTTTACGATTGGTGTAACTTAAAATTACCATTCCTCTCCATATATTTCATCAATCTAAAGTATGAAAGGCTATACGAATATAGTTTAATCTCAATTAATAAATAATTTTTTAATATTTATTAATAATCTAAAAGGTCTTTATCATATTATACAGAATTATTCGTTAGAAACAACTTCAAGGGATGGATATATATGAGCGAATTATTATTACAAAAGGCTACTTATCTACAATCTGATGAACTAAAGTTAATGAAAAAAGCTATAGAGTTTGCTGAACATGCGCATAATGGTCAATACCGTCAAACTGGGGAGGCATATATTATTCATCCTTTTGCTATTACAGAGGTACTATTAGATTATAAAGCTGATGTTACAACTTTGATTTCTGCGTTATTACACGATGTTGTAGAAGATACGACTTATTCTCTCGAAAAAGTAGAATTACTTTTCGGTACGACCGTCAGTTACATTGTTGATGGATTAACAAAAGTGAAAAAACAACACGGTCAAAAGAAGACATTATACGAAGCGATTAATTTTAAAAAGTTGCTGTTAGCTTCTCAACAAGATATACGTGTTGGCATTATTAAAGTTATAGATCGTCTTCATAACATAAAAACATTGAGTGTTAAAAAACCTGCAAAACAAGTAGCTTATGCAAACGAGACATTAACATTCTTTGCACCACTTGCAAAGCGATTAGGTTTATATTCTATCCAACATGAATTAGAAAACCTATCTTTTCAATATCTACATAAAGAGAGATATAAAAAAGTACATAATTTTTTAATGGAATATGTGCCACATATTCAAAAAAACATAACTGATTTAAGAAAAGGAATAAATTTTTTTTATGATACGAACCTTTCATTTGAAGTAAGTTATGAATTTACCCCAATTTATTCTGCTTACTCACAACTGCAAGAAGCACAAAACATATCAAGAGTTTCACAAATATTTATCACCACTATAAGTGTCCTAGATTGTTATAAAATCCTTGGAATAGTTCATCAATTATATAAACCAACTACACAATATTTCGAAGACAATATAGCACTTGAAAATACTCATTTTAATAACAATTTAAAAACTAAAGTCAATATAAATGATATTGAACAATCAATTATCATTCAAACACAATCAGAGAAAACATTAAGAGATAATGGTATTTTTTCTTTATTGAATAATAGAACTGCAGATATCCAAGCAATCTCTTATAAAATAATGAATGATACAATAATGAATAACAATTTATTAACTAAAGATCCAATTATTTTTCATAACTTAGTATCGTATGAACTATTTGAGAATACCATTACTGCTTACACTACAGATTTACGCCCTATTTATTTACCCGATGGTGCTACAATTATTGATTTTACTTTCTCTGCATTTCCAACAATTGCACATAACTTGAACAAAGCAAAGTTAAATGGCATTCCCGTTCCATTCAAAACAAAGATATCTCATTTAGACGTAATTGAAATCCATTTTGATTCAAAACAAAACTTGGCAATAGAATGGCTAAATTACGCTAATACTGCTAAAGCACAATTAATTATTCAACAAAGACTAACTTAAATAAAAGACCAATGCTTTATCTAAAAAGCATTGGTCCTTTATTGTTACGTACATAATATAAGAGCTAGATTCCTCAAATACTTTATTAAATATCACTTGATTTTTGTACACATCTTACACCGTTAAGAGATTCTTAATATCTGTATTAGAATTAGGTACCTTCACTTTCATCCAAACCCATCACCAATAATTCCGACTTTCATAATTTCATTCTTAATTACATTTTTAATAGTAATTTTGTATGATACACGGTACAGCCTAGAAATCCTTTATAAAATAGGCGATTTTATTATGATGACTACAATTGCACATTACAAAAACTAGACTCATATCCTAATTTCGTACAATGACTTACAAATAGAAAGGCAGGTAATACAATTGACTTCGAATATTGACTACACTTCCCCCTCAACCAATTTCACCCATGATTTAAATAAAAGTAATTTTTTTAAGAAAGATGCCAAAAATTATATAAACGTACTTGGCATTAAACAATTAAACACATTAGAAAACACTTCTTTATTAGATATATATTTAAGTACAGGTAATGTTGTAGAACCACATATCCATCAAAATGCAGCTGAACTCGTTTACTGTATTTCAGGGTCCGCTGTCGTTTCTTTACTTAATCCGTTTACGAATCAAATTTTAAACTTACCTATCAAACCAGGGCAAGTCGCTAATATCCCACAAGCTTGGTGGCATTATGAAATCGCCACAACAGATAACACACATTTATTAGCCATTTTTAATGCCCCGACACCAGAAGTTATTTTTGGTTCTGATATTTTAAGATTAACTCCCGCTAATATGATGGCTCATACTTATTGTCTAAATGAACAACAATGGAAACAAGCAGTATCCCCAATTCAATCTACTACAGTAATTGGTCCCCCGGCAAACTGTAATCAAAACCGTGATATGATAAATCAGTCAACTCCTCCGCCTACTCAACAACAAAATCTATATTACCAAGATTCTTATTACTTCCCTCTTTACTGGGGTTATTAATTAGTATCTCTTAATAAGAAACATCATTTATCTCCTTGGAAAATGCCGAGGAGATTTTTATTATATCTTCTCTTCCAATTCTTTATCGTAACAATTAATAGAGTACATACATATAATATTTATATATTTCATTGGAGGTGATAGCACTATGAGTAATTATAACTATCGAAAAAACTACTCTAATAATAAAAATAGTAGTTCATCAGCGTCCTCTCAATCTTCGAATTCTCAATCTTCCAGTTCCCAATCGGAAAGAGATTTAGCTCAACAAGGCTACGTAAAGAAAAAAGGATGTAACTGTAATAAAAATAAATAAGATCTTTTTTAGCTATACAAAAAGGAATACTCTTAAAAAGAGTATTCCTTTTTTCAATGCTCACCATTTAAGACGCGATGCTTAGACGAATGTTATCCCTGCACTTGCGAATCCTGTAATAGCAGTAGCAATATCGAAACCAGGTGTAGTTGATGAAACAACAAGTAATATCTTATCTTGTGGAGCGACCGGAATTACTTGTGCGCTAATACCACTCGAAGTATTACCGACAGCAATAAGACCACTAAATCCTGGTGTTAATAGTAACGGTGTACCTACTGGCGTGAAAGTATTACTTGCTGCTGGTGCGCTGTACAACTGCATTTGAATTTGTATGCTTCCTAATGCTAAAGCAACCGCTACAGTTACACTAAAGAATCCTGCTAACGAAGTAATTGTACCTGCGCGAGGAGCTACAAATGCGAAATCAAATACTGGAGGTACAGGACCTATAGTAATTGAGCCACCAGATACAATTACAGGGAAGAATGAACTTCCAAATCCAACAAGTGCCCCTGTGTTTGCCAACCCACCTAAAACAGTTGTTAATGCTACGGGTGTACCTGATGCAAACGGAATAACCGCTCCGCCTCCTGTTGCTCCTGTTGCTCCTGTTGGACCTGTTGGGCCTGTTGGGCCTGTTGGACCTGTTGGACCTGTTGGACCTGTTGGACCTGTTGGACCTGTTGGGCCTGTTGGACCTGTTGGACCTGTTGGACCTGTTGGACCTGTTGGACCTGTTGCTCCCGTTCCTGTTGCTCCTGTTGCTCCTGTTGCTCCTGTTGCTCCTGTTGCTCCTGTTGCTCCTGTTGCTCCTGTTGCTCCTGTTGCTCCTGTTGGACCTGTCGCCCCTGGAGTAGCATTGATTAATTGAATTAATAAACCAAAAAGAACTTG
Proteins encoded:
- a CDS encoding FAD-binding protein — translated: MKKFDVAIVGGGLAGLTASIYLAKERRKESCCIRKIKQKFVVRMMKYLKLMQLS
- a CDS encoding luciferase family protein, which encodes MTYSEVIRKEVLSWEGVSEKPHRFGGVELNYGKKELGHLHGDKLADLPFPKLKRDELINQGSVQPHHVLPESGWISYFIKSEEDIPFAIELFRMQYDRIAKNK
- a CDS encoding HD domain-containing protein codes for the protein MSELLLQKATYLQSDELKLMKKAIEFAEHAHNGQYRQTGEAYIIHPFAITEVLLDYKADVTTLISALLHDVVEDTTYSLEKVELLFGTTVSYIVDGLTKVKKQHGQKKTLYEAINFKKLLLASQQDIRVGIIKVIDRLHNIKTLSVKKPAKQVAYANETLTFFAPLAKRLGLYSIQHELENLSFQYLHKERYKKVHNFLMEYVPHIQKNITDLRKGINFFYDTNLSFEVSYEFTPIYSAYSQLQEAQNISRVSQIFITTISVLDCYKILGIVHQLYKPTTQYFEDNIALENTHFNNNLKTKVNINDIEQSIIIQTQSEKTLRDNGIFSLLNNRTADIQAISYKIMNDTIMNNNLLTKDPIIFHNLVSYELFENTITAYTTDLRPIYLPDGATIIDFTFSAFPTIAHNLNKAKLNGIPVPFKTKISHLDVIEIHFDSKQNLAIEWLNYANTAKAQLIIQQRLT
- a CDS encoding cupin domain-containing protein; amino-acid sequence: MTSNIDYTSPSTNFTHDLNKSNFFKKDAKNYINVLGIKQLNTLENTSLLDIYLSTGNVVEPHIHQNAAELVYCISGSAVVSLLNPFTNQILNLPIKPGQVANIPQAWWHYEIATTDNTHLLAIFNAPTPEVIFGSDILRLTPANMMAHTYCLNEQQWKQAVSPIQSTTVIGPPANCNQNRDMINQSTPPPTQQQNLYYQDSYYFPLYWGY
- a CDS encoding exosporium glycoprotein BclB-related protein encodes the protein MKHNDCFDHNNCNSIVFSADCCKNPQSVPITSQQLSQLITLLNSLISAIAAFFANPSNANRLALLDLFNQFLIFLNSLLPSPEVNFLKQLTQSIIVLLQSPAPNLGQLSTLLQQFYSALAQFFFALDLIPVSCNSNIDPATLQVLFGLLIQLINATPGATGPTGATGATGATGATGATGATGATGATGATGTGATGPTGPTGPTGPTGPTGPTGPTGPTGPTGPTGPTGPTGPTGPTGATGATGGGAVIPFASGTPVALTTVLGGLANTGALVGFGSSFFPVIVSGGSITIGPVPPVFDFAFVAPRAGTITSLAGFFSVTVAVALALGSIQIQMQLYSAPAASNTFTPVGTPLLLTPGFSGLIAVGNTSSGISAQVIPVAPQDKILLVVSSTTPGFDIATAITGFASAGITFV